In a genomic window of Bradyrhizobium ontarionense:
- a CDS encoding LapD/MoxY N-terminal periplasmic domain-containing protein: protein MHGREMMKSSLVPATSVGPTTAQAAWKQAAASFLTSLSFRSLRLRLIAIVLLIDCVAAALTTTVVVLNARTNTRREIASSMRLADALTADTIRLLQFMPASVLLKSIDLHFQSVRHIKISVIDAEGRSVAVPASSSDKILEGADIHDAPEWFTRLVAPPVERNNFPIIAASQRLGTVVITSDPSDEINEAWNYVRALVLTACCLNAAVIFALFLLFGRILKPLTRLVSGLKHLGDKNYAVRLPSTSMTELDIIADHFNQTAEALAGAYQANRSLNLKLLTAQDEERRRTALELHDEVGPCLFTLEASATSIARMSKDRPDLGRLHERALDVVDIVSQIQGINRRLLDRLRPMALGQIPLRDCLIKLLVEFDRTENTPEFEQTIGELQESYGAILDLTIYRCVQEGMFNAIRHAQAQKIILMINQKDMLGRQFVFIRVDDDGIGLRRPFKAGVGLAGMRERVEALSGAFRLESSSCGTTLTVVLATDGGDVPVVVLSEDVIS, encoded by the coding sequence ATGCACGGACGCGAAATGATGAAGTCCTCACTGGTGCCGGCGACATCGGTTGGACCTACGACTGCGCAGGCGGCCTGGAAGCAAGCCGCGGCATCGTTCTTGACGTCGCTTTCCTTTCGTTCGCTGCGGCTTCGTCTGATCGCCATCGTGCTTCTCATCGATTGCGTCGCCGCGGCGTTGACGACCACGGTGGTTGTCTTGAACGCACGAACGAATACGCGTAGGGAGATCGCGTCGTCAATGCGGCTTGCGGATGCCCTTACGGCAGATACGATACGTCTGCTGCAATTCATGCCGGCGTCAGTGCTGCTGAAGAGCATCGATCTGCATTTCCAATCCGTTCGTCACATCAAGATATCCGTGATCGATGCCGAAGGCAGATCCGTCGCGGTGCCGGCATCATCGTCGGACAAGATCTTGGAAGGCGCCGATATTCATGATGCGCCAGAATGGTTCACCCGCCTCGTCGCGCCACCCGTCGAGCGCAACAACTTTCCGATCATCGCGGCCAGCCAAAGACTCGGCACCGTCGTGATTACATCGGATCCGAGCGACGAGATCAACGAGGCATGGAATTATGTTCGCGCACTGGTCCTCACAGCGTGCTGCCTGAACGCAGCGGTCATCTTCGCATTGTTCCTTCTGTTCGGGCGGATACTGAAGCCGCTCACGCGGCTGGTCTCCGGCCTGAAACATCTCGGCGACAAGAACTATGCCGTACGCCTGCCGAGCACATCCATGACGGAGCTCGACATCATTGCAGACCATTTCAATCAGACTGCTGAGGCACTTGCCGGCGCGTATCAGGCCAATCGCAGCCTAAATTTGAAGCTGCTGACGGCGCAGGATGAAGAGCGGCGGCGAACGGCTCTGGAACTCCATGACGAGGTTGGCCCATGTCTTTTCACCCTGGAAGCCAGCGCGACGTCGATTGCCCGGATGTCCAAGGATCGACCTGATCTTGGCCGATTGCACGAGAGGGCCTTGGACGTCGTCGACATCGTGTCGCAGATTCAAGGAATCAATCGACGGCTGCTCGACCGGCTTCGCCCCATGGCGCTGGGGCAGATCCCGCTGAGGGATTGCCTGATCAAGCTGCTCGTCGAGTTCGATAGGACGGAGAATACGCCCGAATTCGAGCAGACGATCGGCGAGCTACAGGAGAGCTATGGTGCGATCCTGGACCTCACGATCTACCGATGCGTCCAGGAAGGCATGTTCAACGCGATCCGGCACGCGCAGGCGCAGAAAATCATTTTGATGATCAATCAAAAGGACATGCTTGGACGGCAATTTGTCTTCATCCGGGTCGATGACGATGGCATCGGATTGCGCCGGCCCTTCAAAGCCGGCGTGGGACTGGCCGGAATGCGCGAACGGGTTGAGGCGCTGAGCGGCGCCTTCAGGCTTGAGAGCTCATCATGCGGCACGACGCTGACCGTCGTGCTTGCGACCGACGGAGGTGATGTCCCCGTCGTCGTGCTTTCGGAGGATGTCATATCATGA
- a CDS encoding response regulator transcription factor — translation MTSALLIDDHPMMLQGCRHLLQDIGVDPIIEATDVRTGHGAFLRHRPDVVIVDLTLAGDDLGGLSLIQRIIQAERKTRILVLSMHNDPTIVKRALDSGVAGYVLKDSPSSEFVAAFQKVATGSTHLSHEIAVQVALLRNKSDELASKNLTDREIQILSLLARGNNYDQIATKLGISYSTVTNACSSMRTKLQVRTLADLIRFALQNDHGITH, via the coding sequence ATGACCTCAGCGCTTCTCATCGACGATCATCCCATGATGCTGCAGGGCTGCAGGCATCTTCTGCAGGATATCGGCGTCGATCCGATCATCGAGGCCACCGATGTCCGGACGGGCCATGGCGCATTCCTGAGGCACAGGCCCGATGTCGTGATCGTCGATCTAACGCTGGCCGGGGACGATCTCGGCGGATTGTCGTTGATTCAGAGGATCATTCAGGCCGAACGAAAGACGCGGATCCTGGTTTTGAGCATGCACAATGATCCGACCATCGTGAAACGCGCTTTGGACAGTGGCGTGGCCGGCTATGTGCTCAAGGATTCACCTTCTTCGGAGTTCGTCGCTGCATTTCAGAAAGTAGCAACTGGATCCACGCATCTCAGTCACGAGATCGCGGTGCAGGTTGCGCTGTTGCGTAACAAGAGTGACGAATTGGCATCCAAAAATCTGACCGACCGCGAGATCCAGATTCTGTCGCTGCTCGCAAGAGGGAACAACTACGATCAGATCGCCACTAAGCTGGGCATCAGCTACAGCACGGTCACCAACGCATGCTCGTCGATGCGGACAAAGCTGCAGGTCAGGACTTTGGCCGACTTGATCCGATTCGCGCTTCAGAATGATCATGGAATTACGCACTAA
- a CDS encoding EF-hand domain-containing protein produces the protein MAAMAGTSTMATSAPAASKLMISIDPDKDGTADTNEVRAAANALFDRLDRDHDGTLDSKELRGRVSAKDFKTADPDNDGTLTKDEYLALVASRFKAADPDNDGTLDSKELKSVAKLLK, from the coding sequence GTGGCCGCGATGGCCGGTACGTCGACGATGGCGACGAGCGCGCCGGCCGCATCGAAACTGATGATCTCGATCGACCCCGACAAGGACGGCACCGCCGACACGAATGAGGTTCGCGCTGCGGCCAATGCCCTGTTCGATCGTCTCGACCGCGACCATGATGGGACGCTGGACTCCAAGGAATTGCGTGGACGCGTGTCCGCCAAGGACTTCAAGACCGCTGATCCAGACAACGACGGGACCCTCACCAAGGACGAGTATCTTGCCCTCGTCGCAAGCCGATTCAAGGCGGCCGATCCCGACAATGACGGCACGCTGGACTCGAAAGAGCTGAAGTCGGTCGCCAAGTTGTTGAAGTGA
- a CDS encoding ABC transporter ATP-binding protein → MKEWIKLSVWMTRHLRLRERRMIVVTVLCVIIASGCMAMSPLLLGRLTDGLLQARSGSGWYIVFLVFGYLATIALPRIIGVLVLQLQSTLRLNANSSLLAGYFDYLCEQSDSFFSKRNSGELSQEIAQASNDLYIIIRSFSSSAVAPLVQIGIAIAVLAANRNVIMAGLIAVYVVLFMVNHRVQGRKLGALKTGSMVAGRRTYTTLVDSIANIQVARQFNGYDFLLARYRKALDEDRDAQAAYWNVSAQMQLVNALLFVGLFGASFMFALYDVVQEGRSVGNLVLVGTYALTLLSPIETLGNMFAEINRSLATFGQFIEKLSRAPASVLRPASATVSAPGCPAIEFEQVSLTYPGAQIAVLKEVSFTVSPGQRIVITGPSGAGKSSIVKALTKQYPPDHGSIRLFGQDIATFDVRTLNERVGCVSQDVFLFKDTLRFNLLIARPSASDQELLSALDRAGLDDFLSNLPHGLDTLLGDRGATISGGQRQRLALARLFLRVPDIVVIDEGMSSLDVVTERWVIDQILESFAGATILMVTHRPSAMAIGDAVIVVHDGRIEGYGTYDDLRSRSDFFARVTSEATC, encoded by the coding sequence ATGAAGGAGTGGATCAAGCTGTCGGTCTGGATGACCCGCCACCTCCGGCTCAGGGAGCGGCGGATGATTGTGGTGACCGTGCTCTGTGTGATCATCGCGTCAGGTTGCATGGCGATGTCGCCGCTTCTTCTCGGTCGTCTGACCGATGGTCTGCTGCAGGCAAGGTCCGGTTCAGGCTGGTACATCGTCTTTCTGGTCTTCGGATATCTGGCAACGATCGCTCTGCCGAGAATCATCGGTGTGCTGGTGCTCCAGCTCCAGAGCACGTTGCGGCTCAACGCCAACAGCTCGCTGCTTGCTGGATATTTCGACTATCTTTGCGAGCAATCAGACAGCTTCTTCTCAAAGCGAAACTCAGGCGAACTGAGCCAGGAGATCGCGCAGGCGTCGAACGATCTTTACATCATCATAAGAAGCTTTTCGTCCTCCGCCGTCGCGCCGCTCGTGCAGATCGGCATCGCCATCGCCGTGCTTGCGGCCAACCGGAACGTCATCATGGCAGGATTGATCGCGGTCTATGTCGTGCTATTCATGGTCAACCATCGTGTCCAGGGTCGAAAGCTCGGTGCGCTCAAGACGGGATCAATGGTCGCCGGCCGCAGGACCTATACGACACTGGTGGATTCGATTGCCAATATCCAAGTCGCGCGCCAATTCAATGGGTACGACTTTCTGCTCGCAAGGTACCGCAAAGCGCTCGATGAGGATCGAGATGCGCAGGCTGCCTATTGGAACGTCAGCGCCCAGATGCAGCTTGTGAATGCGCTGCTGTTCGTCGGCCTCTTCGGCGCCTCCTTCATGTTTGCCCTTTACGATGTTGTTCAAGAGGGGCGTTCAGTCGGCAATCTCGTACTTGTCGGTACCTACGCCCTGACGCTACTTTCGCCGATCGAGACTCTCGGCAACATGTTCGCCGAGATCAATCGGTCGCTTGCGACGTTCGGACAATTCATCGAAAAGCTGTCCCGCGCTCCGGCTTCCGTTCTCAGGCCTGCTTCGGCGACCGTTTCCGCCCCCGGATGCCCTGCGATCGAGTTCGAGCAGGTATCATTGACGTATCCCGGCGCACAGATTGCAGTCCTCAAGGAGGTCAGCTTTACCGTCTCGCCGGGGCAGCGCATCGTCATCACGGGACCAAGCGGCGCGGGCAAGAGTTCGATCGTCAAGGCCTTGACGAAGCAGTACCCGCCGGACCACGGATCGATCCGGCTGTTCGGGCAGGATATTGCCACCTTTGACGTGCGGACCTTGAATGAGCGGGTCGGATGCGTGTCTCAGGATGTATTCCTGTTCAAGGACACGCTCCGCTTCAACCTGCTGATCGCGCGCCCGTCGGCGTCCGATCAGGAGTTGCTTTCAGCGCTTGACCGCGCTGGGTTGGACGATTTCTTGAGCAATTTGCCCCATGGCCTGGACACTCTGCTCGGCGATCGCGGTGCCACGATCTCGGGCGGCCAGCGACAGAGGCTTGCTCTGGCGAGATTGTTCCTCCGCGTCCCCGACATCGTAGTGATCGATGAGGGGATGTCGTCGCTCGACGTCGTGACCGAACGCTGGGTAATCGACCAGATTCTCGAATCATTTGCGGGGGCAACGATCTTGATGGTGACGCATCGACCCAGCGCCATGGCGATAGGCGATGCGGTGATCGTGGTTCACGACGGGCGCATAGAAGGCTACGGTACGTATGATGATCTGCGATCTCGAAGCGATTTCTTCGCCCGCGTGACCAGTGAAGCGACCTGTTGA
- a CDS encoding thioesterase II family protein has product MNAKPPNETYSVTNTNDTPWIVKWRSTSAGRATLLAFPHAGGTASMARRWTDHLPDWCNLWAIQYPGREARFAEMPFSRAEPLADAITAAVIPHLCGPVCFFGHSLGALLAFLVTQRLIAASQPAPRHLIVSGRRAPHLPDPQDPSHGLPEPEFIARLRRLNGTPPEVFHHVGLLDLLLPMLRADFAASETYRYKPGPPLSCPVTVFGGIRDPLTTPDDLRAWAIYAPERTATHMFDGDHFFFRSAEADVLTHVAAIVTRIAAQQ; this is encoded by the coding sequence TTGAATGCCAAACCTCCCAACGAGACCTACTCTGTGACGAATACGAACGACACGCCCTGGATCGTAAAGTGGCGGAGCACCTCAGCAGGACGCGCCACTCTCCTGGCATTTCCGCATGCTGGCGGGACGGCATCGATGGCACGCCGGTGGACTGATCATCTGCCGGACTGGTGCAACCTATGGGCGATCCAGTATCCCGGACGCGAAGCGCGTTTTGCCGAAATGCCGTTCAGTCGAGCCGAGCCGCTAGCCGACGCCATCACCGCGGCCGTCATCCCCCATTTGTGCGGTCCGGTCTGCTTCTTCGGTCATTCCTTGGGCGCATTGCTGGCTTTCCTGGTCACTCAACGGCTGATTGCTGCCTCGCAGCCCGCCCCTCGTCACCTGATCGTCTCGGGACGGCGCGCACCGCATCTTCCCGATCCGCAAGACCCCTCGCACGGCCTGCCCGAGCCCGAGTTCATCGCGCGTCTACGAAGACTGAACGGCACGCCTCCTGAAGTCTTCCATCATGTCGGACTGCTGGATCTCTTGCTGCCAATGCTGCGCGCCGATTTCGCAGCGAGCGAAACCTACCGATACAAGCCAGGTCCACCACTGTCATGTCCGGTCACGGTCTTCGGCGGCATCCGTGATCCGCTGACGACGCCAGACGATCTCCGCGCCTGGGCCATATATGCCCCGGAACGCACGGCCACGCACATGTTTGATGGCGACCACTTCTTCTTCCGCTCCGCCGAGGCGGACGTTCTCACACACGTTGCTGCGATCGTCACCCGAATCGCGGCTCAGCAGTGA
- a CDS encoding TauD/TfdA family dioxygenase, whose translation MLDRSDVTAQPLREDGRLPLVVRPVRDDLEAGPFLRANRAAIDHLLLQHGAILFRGFSIDSVERFEVVIQALTNEALAYEYRSTPREKLGGATYTASEYPAMHTIPMHCENAYQRDWPTKLLFACARAPRTGGQTPLADMVAVMSRISPDCFDSFRTKGVAYLRNYHDGLDLSWRNVFQTESREEVGAICRRLEIDFEWVDDGERLRTRQLAQGVARHHALDQTIFFNQAHLFHVTSLGRETADALIETFGLEDLPRHACFGDGSEIPSAQLAEIRAAFEAEKVHFDWQQGDVLLVDNMQVAHGREPFTGDRLILASLCDAYSKCR comes from the coding sequence TTGTTGGATCGATCTGACGTAACCGCGCAGCCGTTGCGCGAGGACGGGCGTCTACCGCTGGTCGTGCGGCCGGTGAGAGATGATCTCGAGGCAGGCCCGTTTCTGCGCGCCAATCGCGCCGCCATCGACCATCTGCTCTTGCAGCATGGAGCGATCCTGTTCCGTGGCTTCTCGATCGACTCGGTCGAACGATTCGAGGTCGTCATCCAGGCGCTCACCAACGAGGCGCTGGCGTACGAATATCGCTCGACACCACGAGAGAAGCTTGGAGGTGCCACCTATACCGCCTCCGAGTATCCGGCGATGCATACGATTCCGATGCATTGCGAAAATGCGTACCAGCGCGATTGGCCGACGAAGCTCCTGTTCGCCTGCGCGCGCGCCCCGCGGACCGGTGGTCAGACGCCGCTGGCTGACATGGTTGCTGTGATGAGTCGGATTTCACCGGACTGTTTCGACAGTTTCAGGACGAAAGGGGTCGCCTATCTCCGCAACTATCATGACGGACTCGATCTGAGCTGGCGGAACGTCTTCCAGACCGAGTCGCGCGAGGAGGTGGGCGCCATTTGCCGGCGGTTGGAGATCGACTTCGAATGGGTGGACGACGGCGAGCGTCTGCGGACGCGGCAACTCGCCCAGGGCGTGGCGCGCCATCATGCGCTGGACCAGACCATTTTCTTCAATCAGGCCCACCTGTTTCATGTCACGAGCCTGGGTCGTGAGACGGCCGATGCGCTCATTGAGACCTTCGGACTCGAGGATCTGCCACGTCACGCGTGCTTCGGCGATGGCAGCGAGATTCCCTCCGCCCAACTCGCCGAGATCAGAGCGGCCTTCGAAGCTGAAAAGGTGCATTTCGACTGGCAGCAGGGCGACGTGCTCCTGGTCGACAACATGCAGGTGGCGCATGGCCGCGAGCCCTTCACCGGAGACAGGCTGATCCTGGCGTCGCTCTGCGATGCCTATTCGAAATGCAGATGA